GGGCGGGGCAAATCAATTCTCTTCCTTCTTGCTGTCGGAGATGATCTTTTCGGTCACAGGCGGGGGACACTCCTCGTAATGGTCGAACTCCATGGTAAAGGTGCCCTGGCCGCCGGTCATGGACCGCAAATCCGGCGCATACTGGAGCACCTCGGCCATGGGCACGTGAGCCCGAACCTCGGTGACACCTCCCTGAGAGTCCGACCCCAAAACTCGGCCTCGACGACTGGAAAGATCCCCAATGACATCCCCCATGAACTCGTCGGGCACGAATACTGAGACGGTGACTATGGGCTCAAGAAGAATCGGATTGCAGGCTTCGGCCGCCTTCTTGAAAGCCAGCGATCCGGCCACCTTGAAGGCCATTTCCGAAGAATCGACGCTGTGGAAGCTGCCATCGAAAAGATGAACTTTGAAGTCGATCAGGGGATATCCGGCCAGAATACCCCTCTGACAGGCCTCCTGGATTCCCTTGTCCACGGCCGGAATGAATTGTCTGGGAATGGACCCGCCCACGATCTCGTCCAGGAACTCGTATCCCTTGCCCCGCTCGTTGGGCTCCATGCGGATCCAGCAATCCCCGAACTGACCGCGACCACCGGTCTGCTTTTTGTGACGGCCCTGGACCTCGGCCTTGCCCTTGATGGTCTCCCGGTAGGGGATCTTGGGAGTCTTGAGCAAAATGTCGATCTTGTTCCGGCGCTTGGCCTTTTCCACGGAAAGCTCAATGTGCAGCTGACCCATGCCCGAGACGAGCATGTCTCCGGTCTCTTCGTTCCTGGACAGCTGGAGGGTGATGTCCTCGTCCAGAAGTTTGTGCACTGCTGCATAGACCTTATCCTCGTCGCCTTTTTCGGCCGCGGCCAGTGCGTAGGAAATGATGGTCGAGGTGATGGCGGGCGAGGGCAGAAGAAACGGGTTCTTCTCATCGCAGAGGCAGTCCCCGGTTTTGGTGTTCTTGAGCTTGGCCAGGGCGATGATGGCTCCCGGACCGACCTCCTCCTTGCAGGGATTCTGCTTCTTTCCCTCCAAAAACAATAGCTGCCCAAACTTCTCCTTGGTGTCCCTAGTCACGTTCAGAACGGACATATCCGAGGAGGCTCTGCCGGACAAGACGCGGACCACGTTCAGCTGTCCGGCGAAGGGATCGGCCAGAGTCTTGAACACGAACCCGGCAAAAGGCTGGTCCGGGTCCGACGGCCGCTCCCGACCTTCGGCATCCTTCCAGGAATCCCGTTCCAATGCCGAGGGCAGAATATCCTGGACGGTGTCCAGAAGCATGGTGCATCCCTTGTTTTCCATGGCCGACCCGACGCAAACCGGCACGATGCTCCTGGCCAAGGTTCCTTTCTTCAGTCCGGTAACGATCTCGTCCGGAGAGAGTTCGCCCTGCTCGAGATATTTTTCCATCAATTCTTCATCACTTTCCGCGATGTTTTCGATGGCCACCTCCCTCAGGCCGTCGATCTCATCCCTCATTTCCAAGGGGACTTCGGCCGCGGTGACTTTCCCTTCCTGGCCGAACATGAGGGCCTTGTTGCCGAGGACATCCACCAGTCCCTTGAACTCGCTTTCGGCCCCGATGGGCACAAAAAGGGGAACAGTCCGTATGCCTAGCATAGAACTCAACCCGTCCATGGCCATGGCGAAATCGGCCCGCTCCCGGTCCATCTTGTTGACGAAGACCATGGCCGGAAGCTCGGCCTTGCCCACCTCGGACCAGATTTTCTTGGTCAGGGGCTTGACCCCGTCTATTGCGTCCACCACCAGTACGGCACTGTCGGCGGCAGTCAGAAGATAGGCCAGATCACCGATAAAATTGTTGTCCCCCGGTGAGTCGATCAAAAAATGGTTGGCCTTGTTCCACGTGTAGGCCGCGAAGGCTGGCTGAATGCTCCCCCGTCGCTTGATCTCCTCGGGCTCATAATCCAAGGACGTCGTGCCTTCCTCGATCTTGCCCATTCTTGGCAAAACCCCGGCAGTGTGCAGGATCATCTCGGCCACGGAAGTCTTTCCGGTGCCCCCGCTTCCAACCAGGACATAGGTACGTTGTTTCAGCAGTCTTTCATCCATGAAGAATCCCCCTCATCGGTCAATTTTTCGGCCTTTCGACTGGAGAGTTGCAAACATCAATTTTTTGCGGGAAAATGAATGATCTGGCTATCCAGAAAAGATTCAGACCTATAGGGAGATGGACGAGAAGATGTCAAGGCGGACCCCTAATTTAGACCATTCCCGGACCCGCCGGGGACAGGATGGACCAAAGGACGTCCGTCATGAATGACCCGTTTCTCCTGGCTTCCGAGATCCTGGCCGACCGGCCATGGATTCTCTGGCCCGGGCAGCCAGAGGCTCCCCTTCTCCGCAGCGTGACCCGGTTCGGCGTCCTCTCCCCGGTGGACGTCGAAGAAACCGAAGACGGGATTGTGCTCCTGGCAGGCTACCGTCGCCTGCATGCCATCGGCCCGCATGCCCGAATTCCAGTCCGCTTTCTGCCCCCAACCAACCCGGTTCAGCGGGCCATCTATTATGTCGCCACCAATACCGGTCAAGCCTGGGACGCCTGGCGTCTCGTCCGCCTGGCCAGGATGGCCATCCGGCCGGAGTACTCAGGGCTGGCCGCCGAGGCTCTGCCCCTTCTTGATCTTCATGAAAAAGCCCGCCCTTGGATTCAGGCCCTGGCCTGGACCGCACTGCCTGAAGCCTGGGACGAACGTCTGCTCTTCAACGCACTAGGCCTTGAATGTGGCACGTACTTGACCCGCTTCGACGAGGCCGATCGGCTTCGTTTGGTTCCCCTCTTCCAAAATTTGTGTTGGGGCCGCAACGGTTCCCTGGCCCTGATTGAAAAGCTTTATGAGTGCTCGAGACGAAATGCTTCGGGACTGGCCGAAGTGCTGGTCGATCTCGATACGCATCGCGTTTTAAATTCCGACCTCTCTCCCAAGGACAAAATTAATTATATTCTCGAGATGTTGCGCCGGCTCAGGCACCCGGTGCTCCACGCCTTGCGAACCGAACAGGAGACTCTCTTTTCCGAATTTTGTCGGGAGACGAGCTGGTCCGTATCTCGCCCGGACCAGTTCGAAACAAACAAGACAACCTTCTCGGTCACCGTCTGCTCCGGCCAGGAAGTTCAAGAGGCCGCTCAGACACTCTTCAAGGCCGCGGTCATTCTCGACCGAGACCGTCCACACCCATCACAGGATGCCAAGGTATGCCGTCCAAAAAATTTGTGACCACCGGTTTCTACCGAACTGAAAAACAGACCGTCCCTTTTCCAGTCCAAATCTGGCCGACACCCTTTTTCTACGCGCGTGTGTACGGAGTTGTCCGGCGGGCCTCGGCCCTGGCCCGAGCCGGCCGCTACAAAGACCCGGAATGGGCGGCCTCCAGCGGCTCGATAGTCGACGCCCTGGAGTCCGTGGGCGGAACCGTGTCCGTCGACAACCTCTTCGCCTTCCGGAATGCCGGAGGCCCCTGCGTCGTCGTCGCCAACCACATGAGCACTCTGGAAACCTTCCTTCTGGCCTTTTTTCTCTGTCCCTTTGGACCGGTGACCTTTGTGGTCAAAGAGGCCCTGCTGGACTATCCCCTGTTCGGGCCGGTCATGAGAAGCCGCGATCCCATTGTCGTCGGACGACAAAATCCCCGCCATGACCTACAGGCCGTGCTGGAAGATGGCTGCGACCGTTTGTCCCAAGGCATTTCGGTCATCGTCTTTCCCCAAACCACCCGTTCGGCAGTGTTCGACCCGGCCAGATTCAACTCCATCGGAGTCAAACTGGCCCGAAAAGGATCGGTCCCGGTCGTGCCTCTGGCCCTCAAGACCGATGCCTGGGGAACAGGAAGACTGATCAAGGACTTCGGCCCCATCAGGCCCGAGATTCCGACCATGTTTGAATTTGCCGATCCCATGCCCATCAAGGGCCCCGGCAAGGAGGAACAGGCCCGTATCGTCGAATTCATCGCCACCCGCCTGGCCGTCTGGTTGAACGCTCAATCCTGACCGAAGCCCGTAAATCCGCTGACGATTGGATCTTTCTTTAGTACTTGATGATTTTTTCTTTCTCTTTTATGTATGAAGTAAATCCCGATGACGAGATTCCCAAAACAAGGAGGATATCATGATTCGTTTGACCATGTTCGCCGTGATGGCCCTTTTCACCCTGTGCACCGTCCTTCCCGTCCAGGCCGCCGATTTGCCGCGGGTGATGATCGTTGGCGAGGATGACGATCCCGACACCATCCCCCGTGATTCGAGAGTCTTCAAACGTGTCCTGGAATCCATCTCCAATCAACTGATTGACGAAGGGTTCACCGTCAAGGACGAGACGGCCATGACCGTCGGCACCCACGTCCAGGGACGGGTTAGAAGAGCGGATGCCGAAGTCATCCAGATCGGCAGGGATGTCGGTGTGGACACCTTGGTCATCTTCTCGATCTATCCCAACGCCAAGGTCAATCAGAACAGCGTCCGGGTCACGGCCCGAGTCACCGGCCGCATCCTCGGAACCTACACCGGAGATAGGATGGGCAGCTTTGAAGCTGAGCCCCAGGCCTACCAGCTCGTTCCAAGCCCGTATTCCCGCAATGACATCCTTGAGGCTGTTGGCAAGTTGGCCAAAACCATCGGCCAGGAAGTTGGAGCGGTTCTCGCCGAACGCCTGGCCGGATACGCCGACCAGCCCGGCGGCCAGCTTCTGGAATGGGTTCTGGTCTTCGATGGATTCACCGATTCCGACATGCGGGAAATCGAAGACATCCTGGTCATCTTCTCCGGCTACGACAGCCATCGTCCCAAGCCCAACGCCGTCAACACCTCAACCCACCACGAGTACATCTATTCCTCGTCCATCGACTCGGCCAAACTGAGAAGCAACATGAACAAGATGCTCGACAAGTTGAACATGAAGGGTCGAATCTCCATGGCCGGGAACGAAGTCCAGGTCGTTAAGACGACTGGGGTCAAGCAACGCAAGCAGCAAAGTCAAAGCGAGTGGTAGCCTGATTGGGCTCCGGCCGTAGTCGGAGCCCAATCTCCATGACCGCACAAGGAGAAGCCATGAAAGGAACCGGCATTGTATCCGGACTGCTGACGGTCTTGCTCGTGCTGTTCTGCTCGACGACCGTCTCCGCCCAATCAGTGGAGGCCACTGGCGTCGGCGTCGATCGCGACCATGCTCTGAACAACGCCTTGCAGCTCGCCGTGGAATCGGCCATCGGCGTTCTGGTCGACAGTGGAACCCTGGTCGAGAACTTCACGGTGGTCAAAGACGAAATCGTGACC
This window of the Deltaproteobacteria bacterium genome carries:
- the fusA gene encoding elongation factor G; its protein translation is MDERLLKQRTYVLVGSGGTGKTSVAEMILHTAGVLPRMGKIEEGTTSLDYEPEEIKRRGSIQPAFAAYTWNKANHFLIDSPGDNNFIGDLAYLLTAADSAVLVVDAIDGVKPLTKKIWSEVGKAELPAMVFVNKMDRERADFAMAMDGLSSMLGIRTVPLFVPIGAESEFKGLVDVLGNKALMFGQEGKVTAAEVPLEMRDEIDGLREVAIENIAESDEELMEKYLEQGELSPDEIVTGLKKGTLARSIVPVCVGSAMENKGCTMLLDTVQDILPSALERDSWKDAEGRERPSDPDQPFAGFVFKTLADPFAGQLNVVRVLSGRASSDMSVLNVTRDTKEKFGQLLFLEGKKQNPCKEEVGPGAIIALAKLKNTKTGDCLCDEKNPFLLPSPAITSTIISYALAAAEKGDEDKVYAAVHKLLDEDITLQLSRNEETGDMLVSGMGQLHIELSVEKAKRRNKIDILLKTPKIPYRETIKGKAEVQGRHKKQTGGRGQFGDCWIRMEPNERGKGYEFLDEIVGGSIPRQFIPAVDKGIQEACQRGILAGYPLIDFKVHLFDGSFHSVDSSEMAFKVAGSLAFKKAAEACNPILLEPIVTVSVFVPDEFMGDVIGDLSSRRGRVLGSDSQGGVTEVRAHVPMAEVLQYAPDLRSMTGGQGTFTMEFDHYEECPPPVTEKIISDSKKEEN
- a CDS encoding 1-acyl-sn-glycerol-3-phosphate acyltransferase is translated as MPSKKFVTTGFYRTEKQTVPFPVQIWPTPFFYARVYGVVRRASALARAGRYKDPEWAASSGSIVDALESVGGTVSVDNLFAFRNAGGPCVVVANHMSTLETFLLAFFLCPFGPVTFVVKEALLDYPLFGPVMRSRDPIVVGRQNPRHDLQAVLEDGCDRLSQGISVIVFPQTTRSAVFDPARFNSIGVKLARKGSVPVVPLALKTDAWGTGRLIKDFGPIRPEIPTMFEFADPMPIKGPGKEEQARIVEFIATRLAVWLNAQS